The Papaver somniferum cultivar HN1 unplaced genomic scaffold, ASM357369v1 unplaced-scaffold_33, whole genome shotgun sequence genome includes a window with the following:
- the LOC113342068 gene encoding uncharacterized protein LOC113342068 has protein sequence MNRGFFIIKLQSQADKDKLLNVEGWFFDHQKLNLIEWFPGFDADKQRTSHASMWVKFPGLPLEFWIEKTLLAMEKSLGTPIVVDKRTLEHEYGHFSSVLVDINFAEMATDSIHVTVGGLDFWQPVEIQKKSKFCTKCKIIGHNDQECKKQTSNSSVQAPAQQKSNVNQSHTSGDMANNNANQVNNVSGEWKVSKRRKGKNAPKNPVSPEVVVTKVVEANNLEYTAQMVKAKQLEVEYTKSKASFESAFVELARTKQVQDSNSVLVHSGKVGETRPLSAKSGVVGNMIPNPDRTLVIPATPFCDQLLAGEFVLQNKFDALNSIPVAESSVMRSLEITRKLGERGLLL, from the coding sequence ATGAACAGGGGTTTCTTTATAATCAAGTTGCAATCACAAGCTGATAAAGACAAGTTGTTGAATGTTGAAGGATGGTTTTTCGATCATCAAAAGCTAAACCTAATTGAATGGTTTCCAGGTTTTGACGCTGACAAACAAAGGACCTCACATGCTTCCATGTGGGTCAAGTTTCCAGGCTTGCCGCTAGAGTTTTGGATTGAAAAAACGCTACTTGCCATGGAAAAATCGTTGGGTACTCCAATAGTGGTAGATAAGCGTACTCTTGAACATGAATATGGACACTTTTCTTCAGTCTTGGTTGACATAAACTTTGCTGAAATGGCTACAGATTCTATTCATGTTACTGTAGGGGGTTTGGACTTCTGGCAGCCGGTGGAGATTCAAAAGAAGTCAAAATTTTGCACAAAGTGTAAGATTATtgggcataatgatcaggaatgcAAGAAACAAACATCAAACTCTTCTGTTCAGGCACCTGCACAACAAAAGAGTAAtgttaatcaatctcatacttctGGAGATATGGCTAACAACAATGCCAATCAAGTTAACAATGTTTCTGGTGAGTGGAAAGTTTCTAAACGTAGGAAGGGTAAGAATGCGCCTAAAAATCCAGTTTCCCCTGAAGTTGTAGTTACTAAGGTGGTGGAGGCTAATAATTTGGAGTATACTGCTCAGATGGTGAAAGCTAAGCAGTTGGAGGTTGAATATACTAAGTCCAAAGCTTCTTTTGAATCTgcctttgttgaattggcgagaactaaacAAGTTCAGGATTCAAACTCAGTTTTAGTGCATAGtggaaaagtgggtgaaactagGCCACTGAGTGCTAAGTCAGGTGTGGTTGGAAATATGATTCCTAACCCTGATAGGACTCTTGTTATCCCTGCGACTCCTTTTTGTGATCAATTGTTAGCTGGAGAATTTGTTTTGCAAAATAAATTTGACGCTCTCAATTCAATCCCAGTTGCGGAAAGCTCTGTGATGCGCAGTTTAGAGATAACCAGGAAGCTAGGAGAGCGCGGATTACTGCTTTAA
- the LOC113342071 gene encoding uncharacterized protein LOC113342071 — translation MVSYFESKFNGEELPIDEHDIISTEESQRMDAIPTYDEIKAIVYDLDADSSPGPNGFSRCFYRYCWDVIQRDLYNAIIYCWQQQRIPNGVNSSLLILLAKVRNIHENISVASEMVNDLKTKRKDGNVCLQLDITQSFDRPVFLSSSMVVQMVFFKINRGPRQGDPLSPLIFVLIEDVLHINLTKLFLEKKMTPMLSKKGILKSLHNILTLLGKYQSASGQTVCRQKNKVFYGGGTLSRCRTITDLLGMEVSTFPDKYLGVQIMPGAVKYRHISNVIDKIKKQLSVWKGKMLCFQDRVVLINSMIASYDIHNMAVYKWRRKFIMQCEWVIRNFLWSGDSEVARKFVVGFDKVCSPVKEGGLSITSMAVTNRALLMKFWYSIRSSNKKWARFLWAKYTTQTGRIKQYGVNSSILPGVRLVHNIVDRNTKVLLGDGRATSLYYDVWNGNECIADILGDNELDSTVMVSTFLSNNEWQLQGDHIQNLLRAGVDLNNLPTPQGGDDHRVWMPEMRGNFTVSSAKQLIRKKYNVLDVYGLLWRKVIHPNLAAQNQDQMQGQSF, via the exons ATGGTGTCTTATTTTGAGTCTAAATTTAATGGGGAAGAGCTTCCAATTGACGAGCATGACATTATCTCTACGGAGGAAAGTCAAAGAATGGACGCGATTCCTACTTATGatgaaataaaggctattgtttatGACCTTGATGCTGATAGTTCTCCAGGACCTAATGGTTTCTCTAGATGTTTTTATAGATATTGTTGGGACGTGATTCAACGAGACTTATACAATGCTATTATTTATTGTTGGCAACAACAAAGGATTCCTAATGGGGTAAATTCTAGTCTTCTGATTTTATTGGCCAAG gttagaaatattcatgagaacatcagtgtggcgtcggagatggtGAATGATCTGAAAACTAAGCGGAAAGATGGCAATGTGTGCCTACAGCTAGACATTACTCAATCTTTTGATAGG CCCGTATTTCTATCCTCCTCAATGGTAGTCCAGATGGTTTTTTTTAAGATTAATAGAGGTCCgcgtcaaggtgatcctttgTCTCCTCTTATCTTCGTGCTGATTGAAGATGTTCTTCATATAAACCTCACCAAGCTCTTTCTTGAGAAGAAAATGACGCCAATGCTTTCGAAAAaag GTATCTTGAAGAGTTTGCATAATATTCTTACGTTGCTTGGTAAATATCAATCGGCCTCGGGTCAAACAGTATGTCGTCAAAAAAACAAGGTTTTTTATGGAGGTGGAACCTTGAGTCGTTGTAGAACTATCACGGATTTACTTGGTATGGAAGTCTCTACTTTCCCAGACAAATATTTAGGTGTTCAAATTATGCCTGGAGCTGTTAAATATCGTCATATAAGTAATGTtattgataaaatcaagaagCAACTTTCAGTTTGGAAAGGAAAAATGCTTTGTTTTCAAGACCGTGTGGTTCTTATTAACTCTATGATCGCTAGCTATGACATTCACAATATGGCTGTTTACAAATGGCGAAGGAAGTTCATTATGCAATGCGAGTGGGTTATACGCAATTTTCTTTGGTCCGGGGATTCGGAAGTTGCGAGGAAGTTTGTGGTTGGTTTTGACAAAGTTTGCAGCCCTGTGAAGGAAGGTGGTTTGAGTATTACTAGTATGGCAGTTACAAATAGGGCTCTTCTCATGAAATTTTGGTATAGTATTCGTTCTTCTAATAAGAAGTGGGCGCGTTTCTTATGGGCGAAATATACTACACAGACTGGTAGAATTAAGCAATATGGTGTGAACTCTTCTATCTTGCCTGGTGTTAGATTGGTTCATAATATTGTGGATAGAAATACGAAAGTGCTTCTTGGTGATGGGCGAGCCACTTCTCTTTATTATGATGTTTGGAATGGTAATGAATGTATTGCTGATATTCTTGGTGATAATGAGCTGGATAGTACTGTCATGGTAAGTACTTTTCTTTCTAACAATGAATGGCAGCTGCAAGGCGATCATATTCAGAATTTGCTTCGTGCGGGAGTGGATTTGAATAACTTACCAACGCCACAAGGAGGAGATGATCATAGAGTCTGGATGCCGGAGATGAGAGGTAACTTTACTGTCAGTTCAGCAAAACAGCTAATAAGGAAGAAGTATAATGTCTTGGACGTGTATGGGCTGTTGTGGAGGAAGGTTATACATCCAAACTTAGCTGCACAAAATCAGGATCAGATGCAGGGTCAATCTTTCTAA
- the LOC113342069 gene encoding uncharacterized protein LOC113342069 has product MTTPVVINSSRQAISIETEGVLISFVHASCFQVTRRSLWQQLSSVDNNTPRLVMGVHRIICKLDWVVINEAWLTKFENWRCKALPREVSDHSTLIGYSFVNSRPKRAPFRVQKMWFTHPDFMLMIMESWNAHVSGSPAYIYPFKLKRLKADMKEWNLRVFGNINARLKHAKLIMEVALRISDEDPEDVTKLNFAEEALVTLQEIRMRQSIMLKQKSRNKWLTDGASNTSFFHANIPTRRSSNMILELVDDDGNILSNCDQIRD; this is encoded by the exons ATGACTACTCCGGTGGTTATTAATTCTAGTAGACAGGCTATTTCTATTGAAACGGAAGGTGTTCTTatatcttttgttcatgctagttgttTTCAAGTTACACGAAGAAGCTTATGGCAGCAGctttcttcagttgataataatacTCCCCGGTTGGtcatgg GTGTTCATAGAATTATTTGCAAGTTGGATTGGGTTGTCATTAATGAAGCATGGCTTACGaagtttgagaattggcggtgtaaagctcttcctcgtgAAGTTTCTGATCATTCTACGCTTATAGGATATTCTTTTGTAAATTCAAGACCTAAAAGAGCTCCTTTTAGAGTTCAAAAAATGTGGTTCACTCATCCCGATTTCATGCTTATGATTATGGAGAGTTGGAATGCTCATGTTTCTGGTTCCCCTGCTTATATCTACCCCTTCAAGCTTAAGAGATTAAAGGCTGACATGAAGGAGTGGAATTTACGGGTTTTTGGTAATATTAATGCTAGACTCAAACATGCTAAATTAATAATGGAAGTTGCTCTTCGTATTTCTGATGAGGACCCGGAAGACGTAACTAAGCTGAATTTTGCTGAGGAGGCTTTGGTTACACTTCAGGAAATCCGTATGCGTCAATCCATTATGTTGAAGCAAAAATCTCGTAATAAGTGGCTTACTGACGGTGCAAGTAATACTTCTTTCTTTCATGCCAATATTCCAACTCGCAGGAGCAGCAATATGATTTTGGAATTGGTAGATGATGATGGGAATATTCTCTCTAATTGTGACCAGATTAGAGATTAG